A genomic segment from Truepera sp. encodes:
- a CDS encoding GNAT family N-acetyltransferase: MEPSRPSGEAAPGPALDVRAPLVIRPLKTHAELFEVEHIQRDVWAADDIEIVPVAQLRAVEHAGGQLAGAFLGERMVGFSYGFIAQPHGRGMEGLGLHSHMVAVRDEGRGRGIGQALKWNQREWCLQRGLNWISWTFDPLQARNANLNLMRLGAVAVEYLVDLYGPMSGILGGGQPTDRFLALWQLESPRVLGILRDGAQPPIGDAAVGATWALRASEASRLAEPVALRISGEVIEAGRPVKVAVP, translated from the coding sequence ATGGAACCAAGCCGACCGAGCGGGGAAGCCGCACCAGGCCCAGCGTTGGACGTCAGGGCGCCACTGGTCATCAGGCCACTCAAGACGCACGCCGAGCTCTTCGAAGTCGAACACATCCAACGCGATGTATGGGCAGCGGACGACATCGAGATCGTTCCTGTGGCGCAGTTGCGCGCGGTGGAGCACGCCGGCGGCCAGCTCGCCGGGGCGTTCCTGGGCGAGAGGATGGTCGGCTTCTCGTACGGTTTCATCGCCCAGCCCCACGGGCGGGGCATGGAGGGCCTGGGGCTCCACTCGCACATGGTCGCGGTGCGTGACGAGGGGCGCGGTCGGGGCATCGGGCAGGCGCTCAAGTGGAACCAGCGTGAGTGGTGTCTGCAACGCGGGCTGAACTGGATCTCGTGGACCTTCGACCCCCTTCAGGCAAGAAACGCGAACCTCAACCTCATGCGCCTCGGGGCCGTGGCCGTCGAGTACCTCGTGGACCTCTACGGTCCCATGAGCGGGATCCTGGGCGGCGGTCAACCCACCGACAGGTTCCTCGCGTTGTGGCAACTTGAGTCGCCGCGGGTGCTCGGCATCTTGCGGGACGGGGCGCAGCCACCCATCGGTGACGCGGCGGTGGGCGCCACCTGGGCGCTGCGGGCATCGGAGGCGAGCAGGTTGGCCGAGCCGGTGGCGCTACGGATCAGCGGCGAGGTCATCGAGGCCGGGCGGCCCGTCAAGGTGGCTGTCCC
- a CDS encoding ParB/RepB/Spo0J family partition protein, with protein sequence MSAKPRGLGRGLDALLPKVEKGGVQQLKVGQLKPSPFQPRQKMDEAGIVELAESIANKGVIQPIVARPVDGGYEIVAGERRFRAAQRAGLTTVPVLVRELNDQETLEVAIIENLQREDLNAMESARAFKLLLDFGMNQESVAEAVGKSRSSIANTLRLLALPAVAQDGIEAGLIGAGHARAILAQPESDREWAYEEIVRRGLTVRQAEGLKRPTAKAAKRKAAGRYVKLEEDLSRFAGTRVRVAGSGKRGRIELHFHDEDELQRLLELLGYQA encoded by the coding sequence GTGTCAGCGAAGCCTAGAGGCCTTGGCAGGGGGCTCGATGCCTTGCTGCCCAAAGTGGAGAAGGGCGGCGTCCAGCAGCTGAAGGTGGGCCAGCTCAAACCGTCGCCATTTCAACCGCGCCAGAAGATGGACGAGGCCGGGATCGTCGAGCTAGCCGAATCGATCGCCAACAAGGGCGTCATCCAGCCGATCGTGGCGCGCCCAGTTGACGGTGGTTACGAGATCGTGGCCGGCGAGCGGCGGTTCCGGGCGGCGCAGCGCGCCGGCCTCACCACCGTTCCGGTGCTGGTCAGGGAACTCAACGATCAGGAGACGCTCGAGGTAGCGATCATTGAGAACCTCCAGCGCGAGGACCTCAACGCGATGGAGTCCGCGCGGGCGTTCAAGCTCCTGCTCGACTTCGGAATGAACCAGGAGAGCGTAGCGGAGGCGGTCGGGAAGAGCCGCAGCTCGATCGCCAACACGCTGCGCCTGCTGGCGTTGCCCGCCGTGGCGCAAGACGGCATCGAGGCCGGGCTCATCGGCGCGGGTCACGCGCGGGCCATCCTCGCGCAGCCAGAGTCCGACAGGGAGTGGGCCTACGAGGAGATAGTCCGGCGCGGACTCACGGTGCGCCAGGCGGAGGGCTTGAAGCGGCCGACTGCCAAGGCCGCGAAGCGGAAGGCCGCCGGCCGCTACGTCAAGTTGGAAGAGGACCTGAGCCGCTTCGCCGGCACGCGCGTGAGGGTAGCCGGGAGTGGCAAACGCGGCCGCATCGAGCTGCATTTTCACGACGAGGACGAGCTCCAGCGGCTCCTGGAACTGCTCGGCTACCAGGCCTGA
- a CDS encoding malate dehydrogenase yields the protein MKQPVRVAVTGAAGQIGYALLFRIASGAMLGPDQPVILQLLEITPALKALSGVVMELDDCAFPLLHGVVATDEPSVAFKDADYALLVGSRPRGPGMERKDLLQANGAIFTVQGKALNDHASRSVKVLVVGNPANTNCLIALRNAPDLAPEQFSSMARLDHNRALSQLAAKAGAKVADVHKMIIWGNHSSTQVPDLSHATVAGRPATEIVDDAWVSDYFIPTVQKRGAAIIDARGASSAASAANAAIGHMHDWALGTAAGDWVSMGVPSGAYGVAEGLVYSYPVIVEDGKVSVVEGLELGTSVQELMRATEAELMEERSAVADLL from the coding sequence ATGAAGCAACCCGTACGTGTAGCGGTGACAGGGGCCGCCGGCCAGATCGGTTACGCCCTGCTCTTTCGCATCGCATCCGGTGCGATGCTCGGGCCCGACCAGCCCGTCATCCTGCAACTCCTCGAGATCACGCCCGCCCTCAAGGCGCTGAGCGGTGTAGTGATGGAGCTGGACGACTGCGCGTTCCCGCTGCTCCACGGCGTGGTGGCGACAGACGAGCCGAGCGTCGCGTTCAAAGACGCGGACTACGCGCTGCTGGTTGGTTCTCGCCCAAGAGGCCCGGGCATGGAGCGCAAGGACCTGCTGCAGGCGAACGGCGCCATCTTCACCGTGCAGGGCAAGGCCCTCAACGACCACGCCTCCCGGTCCGTGAAGGTGCTCGTGGTCGGCAACCCCGCCAACACGAACTGTCTGATTGCGCTGCGCAACGCGCCCGATCTTGCGCCGGAGCAGTTCAGCTCCATGGCACGCCTGGATCACAACCGCGCACTCAGCCAGCTCGCCGCCAAGGCGGGAGCGAAGGTCGCCGACGTTCACAAGATGATCATCTGGGGCAACCACTCGAGCACCCAGGTTCCCGACCTGAGTCACGCCACGGTCGCCGGCCGGCCGGCGACCGAGATCGTCGACGATGCCTGGGTGAGTGACTACTTCATCCCCACCGTTCAGAAGCGCGGCGCTGCCATCATCGATGCCCGCGGGGCTTCGAGCGCCGCGTCGGCGGCCAACGCCGCCATCGGCCACATGCATGACTGGGCGCTGGGAACCGCTGCTGGTGACTGGGTGAGCATGGGAGTCCCGAGTGGCGCCTATGGCGTTGCCGAAGGCCTCGTCTACTCTTATCCCGTGATCGTCGAGGATGGCAAAGTCAGCGTCGTAGAAGGCCTCGAGCTGGGAACGAGCGTCCAGGAGCTCATGCGCGCCACCGAGGCCGAACTCATGGAGGAACGCTCCGCGGTCGCCGATCTGCTCTAG
- the miaA gene encoding tRNA (adenosine(37)-N6)-dimethylallyltransferase MiaA, whose amino-acid sequence MPIFAVRNENSGQADCGTGAWASAGEDVSVLQAGDPGGGGLEPGASPGGGSLGPAGGAGLVVPQLAGPTASGKSGVAMRLASEYGLEIVSADAMQVYRGMDVGTAKATPEERAAVPHHLLDVVDPSEPFSVATYVELAENAIADVLGRGGTPIVVGGTGFYLRALREGLSTLPTADPSKQAPLWEAVAAGRLAELDAELRAASPADAERAAMNPRRLVRSLEVLRATGRPPSAFPVRPPRFAYRAAYLAPGMDVLRPRIRERTARMFEMGLVAEVEGLLARYPEQPTALQAIGYKEVVAHVRGEATEAEARAAVTAATTRYAKRQRTWFGAEAPELRLMSTGEDAYERLRAWLTERP is encoded by the coding sequence ATGCCGATATTCGCCGTCCGGAACGAGAACTCGGGTCAAGCGGATTGTGGCACCGGGGCCTGGGCATCGGCCGGTGAAGATGTAAGTGTGCTGCAGGCAGGTGATCCAGGCGGAGGCGGCCTAGAGCCAGGGGCGTCGCCCGGCGGTGGGTCCCTGGGACCGGCCGGCGGCGCGGGGCTGGTCGTGCCGCAGTTGGCGGGCCCCACGGCGTCGGGGAAGAGCGGCGTGGCCATGCGCCTCGCCAGCGAGTATGGGCTCGAGATAGTGTCGGCCGACGCCATGCAGGTCTACCGCGGCATGGACGTGGGAACGGCCAAGGCCACGCCCGAGGAGCGTGCGGCGGTCCCGCATCACCTGCTCGACGTCGTAGATCCCTCGGAGCCCTTCTCCGTGGCCACGTACGTGGAGTTGGCCGAGAACGCCATCGCAGACGTTCTCGGGCGGGGCGGCACGCCCATCGTGGTCGGCGGCACCGGCTTCTACCTCAGGGCCTTGCGCGAGGGGCTCTCCACGCTGCCGACCGCCGACCCCTCGAAGCAGGCGCCCCTGTGGGAGGCGGTCGCCGCGGGCCGGCTGGCGGAACTCGATGCGGAGCTGCGCGCCGCGTCGCCCGCGGACGCGGAGCGCGCCGCCATGAACCCGCGTCGGTTGGTGCGTAGCCTCGAGGTGCTGCGCGCGACGGGGCGCCCACCCAGCGCGTTCCCGGTCAGGCCACCGCGCTTCGCCTACCGCGCGGCGTACCTCGCTCCGGGCATGGACGTGCTGCGACCGCGGATCCGTGAACGCACCGCACGCATGTTCGAGATGGGACTGGTGGCCGAGGTGGAAGGGCTCCTGGCCCGCTACCCGGAGCAGCCGACGGCGCTCCAGGCGATCGGCTACAAGGAGGTCGTGGCTCACGTGCGCGGCGAGGCCACCGAGGCCGAGGCGCGTGCGGCGGTGACGGCCGCGACGACCCGTTACGCCAAGCGTCAACGCACGTGGTTCGGCGCCGAGGCGCCGGAACTGCGGTTGATGAGCACCGGGGAAGACGCCTACGAGCGATTGCGGGCGTGGCTGACGGAGCGGCCCTGA
- the dnaJ gene encoding molecular chaperone DnaJ — MPDYYAILEVPQDADAKTIKAAYRKLALAYHPDRNPGDKAAEDKFKSINEAYAVLSDESKRARYDRFGSVDEGLPMGGDIFDIFASVFGTNVSAGRNRAHGHPGEDLEAELMVTLEQARDGATVELEVERLVACHHCHGDRAEPGSGGKSTCPRCNGSGQVRVQAQSIFGSVITARSCPDCYGEGQIITTPCKVCNGRGRERSRDTVSVPLPKGIDGGYRLRVPREGNAGLDGAPAGDLYLYLQMEPHPFLERAGDDLHFTLEVGLAQAALGGTFEVPTIDGSEKVDVPAGTQPGSEFRLRGKGMPRLRQSGSGDEVVKVKLVVPSKLSPAAREHLEAYAAEVGETIADTETVVEKVRDFFKGKRRGRGKPQADEAGDREKEPEDKAVSA; from the coding sequence ATGCCCGATTACTACGCCATCCTCGAGGTCCCACAAGACGCCGACGCCAAGACGATAAAGGCCGCCTATCGCAAGCTCGCCCTCGCGTACCACCCCGACCGCAACCCGGGTGACAAGGCGGCCGAGGACAAGTTCAAGTCGATAAACGAGGCCTACGCCGTGTTGTCCGACGAGTCGAAGCGCGCCCGCTACGACCGCTTCGGCAGCGTCGACGAGGGGCTACCGATGGGCGGCGACATCTTCGACATCTTCGCCTCGGTGTTCGGAACCAACGTTTCAGCGGGCCGCAACCGCGCACATGGACACCCGGGCGAGGACCTCGAAGCCGAGCTCATGGTCACGCTCGAGCAGGCGCGCGACGGGGCCACGGTGGAGCTCGAGGTCGAGCGCCTCGTCGCCTGCCATCACTGTCACGGCGACCGCGCCGAACCTGGCTCGGGCGGCAAGTCGACCTGCCCCCGCTGCAACGGTAGCGGCCAGGTGAGGGTGCAGGCGCAGTCGATATTCGGCTCCGTCATCACGGCCCGCAGCTGCCCCGACTGTTACGGCGAGGGCCAGATCATCACCACGCCCTGCAAGGTCTGCAACGGCCGAGGCAGGGAGCGCAGCCGCGACACCGTCTCGGTCCCGCTCCCCAAGGGCATCGACGGCGGCTACCGCCTGCGCGTGCCGCGCGAGGGCAACGCCGGCCTCGACGGCGCGCCGGCGGGCGACCTCTACCTCTACCTCCAGATGGAGCCGCACCCCTTCCTGGAACGGGCCGGCGACGACCTTCATTTCACGCTCGAGGTCGGCCTGGCGCAGGCCGCACTGGGCGGCACCTTCGAAGTGCCCACCATCGACGGCAGCGAGAAGGTCGACGTCCCCGCCGGCACCCAACCCGGCAGCGAGTTCCGGTTGCGGGGCAAGGGCATGCCCCGGCTACGGCAGTCCGGCAGCGGCGACGAGGTCGTGAAGGTGAAACTCGTCGTGCCGAGCAAGCTCTCGCCGGCGGCGCGCGAGCACCTGGAGGCCTACGCGGCCGAGGTCGGTGAGACCATCGCGGACACCGAGACGGTCGTCGAGAAGGTGCGCGACTTCTTCAAAGGTAAGCGGCGCGGGCGCGGCAAGCCCCAAGCCGACGAGGCCGGTGATCGCGAGAAGGAACCGGAAGACAAGGCGGTCTCGGCCTGA
- a CDS encoding ParA family protein: MPIIGVINQKGGVGKTTTAVNLSAALAERRRILLADLDPQANASSGVGVTAPESTVYDVIAGRSSARNAICATAIDNLHLLAASADLAGLQVEVDAGKENMRLLARGLTGVRPNYDFIIVDAPPSMGMLTLNAMAAADLLIVPLQTEYYALEGIASMMDTVERVKGSFNPDLRILGILLTMYDGRTRLSQEVEANVREHFGELVFKTIIPRTVRLAEAPSYGQSVLEYAPSSQGATAYRELAEEVIQRVSEA, from the coding sequence GTGCCGATCATCGGCGTGATCAACCAGAAGGGCGGAGTCGGCAAGACCACTACAGCGGTCAACCTGTCTGCGGCATTGGCGGAACGGCGTCGCATACTACTCGCCGACCTCGACCCACAGGCCAACGCCAGCAGTGGCGTGGGTGTCACTGCGCCGGAAAGCACCGTCTACGACGTCATCGCCGGACGCAGTTCGGCGCGTAACGCAATCTGCGCCACCGCCATCGATAACCTTCATCTGCTTGCCGCTTCGGCCGACCTGGCAGGCCTCCAGGTCGAGGTGGACGCCGGCAAGGAGAACATGCGCCTGCTAGCGCGAGGCCTGACCGGCGTTCGGCCCAATTACGACTTCATCATCGTCGACGCCCCGCCATCCATGGGCATGCTCACCCTCAACGCCATGGCCGCCGCGGACCTGCTGATCGTGCCCCTACAGACCGAGTACTACGCCCTCGAGGGCATAGCGTCCATGATGGACACGGTCGAACGCGTCAAGGGCTCTTTCAACCCCGACCTGCGCATCCTCGGGATACTGCTGACCATGTACGACGGCCGCACCCGACTGTCTCAAGAGGTCGAGGCGAACGTCCGCGAACACTTCGGTGAGCTCGTGTTCAAGACGATCATCCCGCGCACCGTTCGGCTCGCGGAGGCCCCGTCGTACGGCCAGTCTGTGCTCGAATACGCACCCAGCTCGCAGGGGGCGACTGCCTACCGGGAGCTGGCGGAGGAGGTAATCCAACGTGTCAGCGAAGCCTAG
- a CDS encoding DUF4097 family beta strand repeat-containing protein, with the protein PRLDEPKSATPRRLDEPERAAIPHVNEPEAATTPHPKADHEPQADYAPPGTKWLRVELMAGDLDVTVDPSLSMPIATSDAGNVALEPTDDGYRLASRSGQGGLGGLLGKVRAGNFKVVLPDGYGLELAKMVGDIDLKDVPYLRGTLSAGDIDAHGLRGVDFTTLAGDVYLSLKPQPGRHQVRAKVGDIEAVLLPGSDVTVKGNVSMGDITASEPFKTERNLVSENVTGTLGTGRATLDLWVTAGSIEVRSGEEHE; encoded by the coding sequence CCCCGCCTCGACGAGCCGAAATCAGCTACTCCGCGCCGCCTCGACGAGCCGGAACGGGCAGCCATACCTCACGTGAACGAGCCGGAAGCAGCCACCACGCCCCACCCGAAGGCGGACCACGAACCGCAAGCCGACTACGCGCCCCCGGGCACCAAGTGGTTGCGTGTGGAACTGATGGCCGGCGACCTCGACGTCACCGTAGACCCGAGCCTCTCCATGCCGATCGCCACCTCCGACGCGGGCAACGTCGCGCTGGAGCCCACCGACGACGGTTACCGGCTGGCCTCCCGGTCGGGCCAGGGTGGCCTAGGGGGCCTGCTCGGCAAGGTGCGCGCCGGGAACTTCAAGGTGGTGCTGCCGGACGGCTACGGGTTGGAGTTAGCGAAGATGGTCGGCGACATCGACCTGAAGGACGTCCCGTACTTGAGGGGCACCCTGTCCGCGGGCGACATCGACGCCCACGGCCTCCGCGGCGTCGACTTCACGACCCTCGCGGGCGACGTCTACCTGAGCCTCAAGCCGCAGCCGGGCCGACACCAGGTGCGGGCCAAGGTCGGGGACATCGAGGCCGTCCTCTTGCCCGGTTCCGACGTGACGGTGAAGGGCAACGTCTCCATGGGCGACATCACCGCTTCGGAGCCGTTCAAGACCGAGCGGAACCTCGTGAGCGAGAACGTCACGGGCACGCTAGGCACCGGTCGCGCCACGCTCGACTTATGGGTTACGGCAGGCAGCATCGAGGTCAGGAGTGGCGAGGAACATGAGTGA
- a CDS encoding DUF2089 domain-containing protein, whose translation MTMKRLPMPTSCPVTGGPLTVTRLECEDSGVVIEGRFTPNEFALLASDQLEFMRIFVKVRGNLKEVERVLGLSYPTVRLRFEKLLLALGYEVASDAAEQRASILDMLESGEIDAEEASKRLQAVAKKG comes from the coding sequence ATGACCATGAAGAGACTGCCCATGCCCACGTCGTGTCCAGTGACGGGCGGGCCGTTGACCGTCACGCGCCTGGAGTGCGAAGACAGCGGCGTCGTGATCGAGGGGCGCTTCACGCCCAACGAGTTCGCGTTGCTGGCGAGCGATCAGCTCGAGTTCATGCGCATCTTCGTGAAGGTCCGCGGCAACCTCAAGGAGGTCGAGCGCGTCCTCGGCCTTAGTTACCCCACGGTACGGTTGCGCTTCGAGAAGCTGCTGCTTGCGCTCGGCTACGAGGTCGCGTCCGACGCTGCGGAGCAGAGAGCCAGCATCCTGGACATGCTCGAGTCGGGCGAGATCGACGCCGAAGAGGCCTCCAAGCGCCTGCAGGCGGTGGCCAAGAAGGGCTGA
- a CDS encoding RsmG family class I SAM-dependent methyltransferase: protein MTHPSTLPDHAADQLARYKELVERYQGAVDLISKRGLEEFDRYVSEGLRYAALIARLAGPAPCVVDVGSGVGLPGVVIAIALPGADVRLVERRHRRAAFLELVVAQLGLGNAKVVEGDVRDLEGVAADVVTAQAVASQTALVDLTRGVRAEASWLISRRGPGWREELGLPEAAVGAGQDGEADGALQDEAGRTAQAEAELARADIVEEALEPHGSLVAIRLPGGSACRSSA, encoded by the coding sequence ATGACTCACCCAAGTACGTTACCGGACCACGCCGCCGACCAGCTGGCGCGCTACAAGGAGCTCGTCGAACGCTACCAGGGCGCCGTGGACCTGATCTCGAAGCGCGGGCTGGAAGAGTTCGACCGCTACGTGAGTGAGGGCCTACGCTACGCGGCGCTCATCGCGAGGCTGGCCGGCCCCGCTCCATGCGTGGTCGACGTCGGTTCGGGCGTCGGGCTTCCGGGCGTGGTCATCGCCATCGCTTTGCCGGGAGCAGATGTGCGCCTGGTGGAGCGGCGGCACCGGCGCGCGGCGTTCCTCGAACTGGTCGTGGCCCAACTTGGCCTCGGCAACGCGAAGGTAGTCGAAGGCGACGTGCGCGACCTGGAGGGCGTTGCAGCCGACGTTGTCACCGCGCAGGCAGTGGCATCCCAGACGGCCCTTGTTGACCTGACCCGCGGTGTGCGTGCCGAAGCGAGCTGGTTGATCTCTCGACGGGGGCCAGGGTGGAGAGAGGAACTCGGGCTGCCGGAGGCCGCCGTCGGCGCCGGTCAGGACGGTGAGGCCGACGGCGCGCTCCAGGACGAGGCAGGCCGCACGGCCCAGGCCGAGGCCGAGTTGGCGCGGGCCGACATCGTCGAAGAGGCCCTCGAGCCTCATGGTAGCCTCGTCGCAATCAGGCTCCCCGGAGGCTCTGCGTGCCGATCATCGGCGTGA
- a CDS encoding Fur family transcriptional regulator, with translation MTHNEKSQALHSAHGEERRTEDEDARSVLKQRGLRYSRPREAILNFLLEEDRHVSAESLYLDLKKRGEELSLSTVYLNLSALADAGLVRSFQGATGQALYDSNVSPHYHVVCAETGEVQDVPAPKIDGVPLSRFLKEYVERETGWVVDEPRFSLTGRPPRPNGSSADD, from the coding sequence ATGACACACAACGAGAAAAGTCAGGCACTGCATAGCGCCCACGGCGAGGAACGGCGCACGGAAGACGAGGACGCTCGCAGCGTGCTCAAACAGCGCGGCCTGCGTTACAGCCGGCCACGCGAGGCCATCCTCAACTTCTTGCTCGAGGAGGACCGCCACGTGAGCGCCGAGAGCCTCTACCTCGACCTCAAGAAGCGCGGCGAGGAACTGAGCCTATCGACCGTCTATTTGAACCTTTCCGCCCTTGCCGACGCGGGCCTGGTCCGCTCGTTCCAAGGAGCTACCGGCCAGGCGCTATACGACAGCAACGTGTCGCCCCACTATCACGTGGTGTGCGCCGAGACGGGCGAGGTTCAAGACGTTCCGGCGCCGAAGATCGACGGCGTGCCGCTTAGCCGCTTCTTGAAGGAGTACGTGGAGCGGGAAACCGGCTGGGTGGTTGACGAACCACGATTCAGCCTCACGGGCAGGCCACCGCGTCCCAACGGCTCGAGCGCCGACGACTGA
- a CDS encoding Hsp20/alpha crystallin family protein yields MKLEKYGTAGDVQELLAVRDHIDELAVRTSATASSQPRADMIDRGDAFQVHLEVPGVSQADLEIAVEDGELLIAGLREPPFAGGRTIFSERSVGPFQRTFPLPGPVDPEQATAHLAAGVLVVTLPKLAEG; encoded by the coding sequence ATGAAGCTCGAGAAGTACGGCACCGCGGGCGACGTTCAGGAGCTGCTGGCGGTCCGGGATCACATCGACGAACTGGCCGTCCGCACGAGTGCCACCGCGAGCAGCCAGCCGCGTGCAGACATGATCGACCGCGGAGACGCGTTCCAGGTTCACCTCGAGGTGCCGGGCGTAAGCCAGGCCGACCTGGAGATAGCGGTCGAGGACGGCGAGCTGTTGATCGCCGGGTTGCGCGAACCGCCCTTCGCTGGTGGCCGCACGATCTTCTCCGAGCGCAGCGTGGGCCCGTTCCAGCGCACGTTCCCGCTCCCGGGCCCCGTCGACCCCGAGCAGGCGACTGCCCACCTGGCGGCGGGAGTACTGGTCGTGACGCTCCCGAAGCTGGCCGAAGGCTGA